One Desulfovibrio sp. genomic region harbors:
- a CDS encoding DUF3383 domain-containing protein, whose amino-acid sequence MSVNADKLVQIVPRVMDSGTKGLTFAGLVLTKSSLPPSARVLQFSSAAAVAAYFGDTSPEAAMAAQYFKGYTNTDYLPGKILFAPWRDVAAPGWLRGAAYDGDIAALKAVANATLTISIDGTPRSLVGINLSTVTSFSEAAQILTTTFDGAATVTYSSQTKAFQISSATSGAASSVSYAAPGETPGLAELLNLTEQAGAVQSPGIDAQTLTACCKNVLDYARDWVSFSTTWEPQLEDKLELATWCAGYDTRFVYAMWDTDNAAKVQGSKASAGYRIDSELALDGTIPVYNSAQLAAWVMGTIASINFDQYNGRLTLAFKQGEGLAVTCGNDEQYDALLDNGYNCYADFATASAQFKFFQPGQVSGKWDWADTYINAIALKDALQLNLLDLFKAVKSLPYNEDGYGAVRTACLDTINRFKNFGAIRAGITLSQTQKVQLLAEIGTDVSKTIESQGWYMQVKDPGANVRGQRGTPDCRFYYTDGGSIQKIVLPATAIQ is encoded by the coding sequence ATGAGCGTCAATGCAGACAAGCTCGTACAAATAGTACCCCGCGTCATGGACAGCGGCACCAAGGGCCTCACCTTCGCAGGCCTTGTGCTCACCAAATCCTCCTTGCCCCCATCGGCCAGGGTTCTACAGTTTTCGTCCGCTGCCGCTGTGGCCGCCTATTTTGGCGACACCTCGCCGGAAGCTGCAATGGCCGCGCAGTATTTCAAGGGCTATACCAACACGGATTATCTGCCGGGCAAGATTTTATTTGCGCCCTGGCGCGATGTTGCCGCACCCGGCTGGTTGCGCGGCGCGGCGTATGACGGCGATATTGCCGCCCTCAAGGCCGTTGCCAACGCTACATTGACCATCAGCATTGACGGAACGCCCCGCAGCCTTGTGGGCATTAATCTTTCGACCGTCACCAGCTTCAGCGAGGCGGCGCAGATCCTGACCACCACATTTGATGGTGCGGCAACTGTTACATACAGCAGCCAGACCAAGGCGTTCCAGATCAGCAGCGCCACCTCCGGCGCGGCTTCGTCCGTCAGCTATGCCGCCCCGGGGGAAACCCCCGGGCTTGCCGAACTGCTTAACCTTACCGAACAGGCCGGGGCCGTGCAGTCTCCGGGCATTGATGCCCAGACGCTGACAGCTTGCTGCAAAAACGTGCTCGACTACGCCCGGGACTGGGTGAGCTTTTCCACCACGTGGGAGCCGCAGCTTGAAGACAAGCTGGAACTGGCCACATGGTGCGCGGGCTATGACACAAGATTCGTCTATGCCATGTGGGACACGGACAATGCCGCCAAGGTGCAGGGTTCCAAGGCCTCGGCCGGTTATCGCATTGACTCCGAGCTTGCTCTTGACGGCACCATTCCCGTGTACAATAGCGCCCAGCTTGCCGCTTGGGTCATGGGCACCATCGCCAGTATCAATTTTGACCAGTACAACGGGCGGCTTACCCTAGCATTCAAGCAGGGCGAAGGGCTGGCAGTAACCTGCGGCAATGATGAGCAGTATGATGCCCTGCTGGATAACGGGTACAACTGCTATGCGGACTTTGCCACGGCCTCGGCCCAGTTCAAGTTCTTCCAGCCCGGGCAAGTCTCCGGCAAGTGGGATTGGGCAGACACCTATATCAACGCCATTGCCCTCAAGGATGCCTTGCAGCTTAACCTGCTTGATCTGTTCAAGGCAGTGAAATCCTTGCCGTACAACGAAGACGGCTACGGGGCCGTGCGTACCGCCTGCCTGGATACCATCAACCGTTTCAAGAACTTTGGGGCCATCCGCGCTGGCATCACGCTTTCACAGACACAAAAAGTGCAGTTGCTGGCGGAGATCGGCACGGACGTTTCCAAAACCATTGAAAGCCAGGGCTGGTATATGCAGGTCAAGGACCCCGGCGCAAACGTTCGGGGCCAGCGCGGCACACCTGACTGCCGATTTTACTATACCGATGGCGGCAGCATTCAGAAAATCGTATTGCC